A genomic window from Pseudocitrobacter corydidari includes:
- a CDS encoding S-(hydroxymethyl)glutathione dehydrogenase/class III alcohol dehydrogenase — translation MKSRAAVAFGPGQPLKIVEIDVAPPKKGEVLVKITHTGVCHTDAFTLSGDDPEGVFPAVLGHEGGGIVVEVGEGVTSLKPGDHVIPLYTAECGECKFCKSGKTNLCQAVRATQGKGLMPDGTTRFSYNGEPIFHYMGTSTFSEYTVCAEISLAKVNPQAPLDKVCLLGCGVTTGIGAVHNTAKVKEGDTVAIFGLGGIGLAAIQGAVQAKAGRILAIDTNPEKFKLAKEMGATDFINPKDFDKPVQDVIVEMTDGGVDFSFECIGNVDVMRAALECCHKGWGESVIIGVAGAGQEIKTRPFQLVTGRVWRGSAFGGVKGRSQLPGMVEDAMAGKIQLDPFITHRLPLEQINEAFDLMHEGKSIRTVIHFGDA, via the coding sequence ATGAAATCACGTGCAGCTGTCGCGTTTGGCCCAGGTCAACCGCTGAAAATTGTTGAAATCGATGTCGCGCCGCCGAAAAAAGGCGAAGTACTGGTAAAAATCACCCATACCGGGGTTTGCCATACCGATGCATTTACCTTATCCGGCGATGATCCGGAAGGCGTGTTCCCGGCGGTGCTGGGTCATGAAGGCGGCGGCATCGTTGTTGAAGTGGGCGAAGGCGTTACCAGTCTGAAACCGGGCGACCACGTTATTCCGCTTTATACCGCCGAATGTGGGGAGTGTAAGTTCTGTAAGTCTGGTAAAACGAACCTTTGTCAGGCCGTTCGCGCCACCCAGGGGAAAGGGTTGATGCCGGATGGCACCACCCGTTTCTCCTATAACGGTGAACCGATTTTCCACTACATGGGCACCAGTACGTTCAGCGAATACACCGTGTGTGCCGAGATTTCACTGGCGAAAGTGAACCCGCAGGCACCGCTCGACAAAGTTTGTCTGTTGGGTTGCGGCGTCACTACCGGTATCGGCGCGGTGCATAACACCGCAAAAGTTAAAGAGGGCGATACCGTTGCGATCTTCGGTCTGGGCGGCATCGGCCTGGCGGCGATTCAGGGGGCGGTACAGGCGAAAGCCGGGCGTATTCTGGCCATTGATACCAACCCGGAGAAATTCAAGCTGGCGAAAGAGATGGGCGCGACCGATTTCATTAACCCGAAGGATTTCGATAAACCGGTTCAGGATGTCATTGTCGAAATGACAGACGGTGGCGTTGATTTTAGCTTTGAATGTATCGGTAACGTCGACGTCATGCGTGCCGCGCTGGAATGTTGCCATAAAGGTTGGGGCGAAAGCGTCATCATCGGCGTTGCGGGTGCAGGTCAGGAGATCAAAACCCGTCCGTTCCAGTTGGTGACCGGCCGCGTATGGCGTGGTTCTGCCTTTGGCGGCGTAAAAGGCCGTTCCCAGTTGCCGGGTATGGTGGAAGATGCCATGGCGGGCAAAATTCAGCTTGATCCGTTCATTACACACCGTCTGCCGCTGGAGCAAATCAACGAAGCGTTTGACCTGATGCACGAAGGGAAATCCATTCGTACAGTTATTCATTTCGGCGACGCGTAA
- a CDS encoding metal/formaldehyde-sensitive transcriptional repressor: MPHSPDDKKRALTRVRRIKGQVDALERALESGEPCLTILQQIASIRGAANGLMGELVEMHLKDELVSGETTPDQRAVRMAEVGHLLRSYLK, from the coding sequence ATGCCGCATTCCCCTGACGATAAAAAACGGGCGCTGACCCGGGTACGCCGCATTAAAGGGCAGGTTGATGCTCTTGAACGCGCGCTGGAATCCGGCGAGCCGTGCCTGACTATTCTGCAACAGATAGCCTCAATTCGCGGGGCCGCCAATGGCCTGATGGGTGAACTGGTCGAAATGCACCTTAAAGACGAACTGGTGAGCGGCGAAACGACGCCCGATCAGCGCGCCGTGCGCATGGCTGAAGTCGGTCATCTGCTACGATCTTATCTAAAATAA
- a CDS encoding Hok/Gef family protein, whose amino-acid sequence MKWQRSGLIALVIICITVILAVLAMRRDLCEVHFRTNQTEVTVSTACEPKQ is encoded by the coding sequence ATGAAATGGCAACGTTCAGGCTTAATTGCCCTGGTTATCATCTGTATCACCGTGATTTTAGCGGTGTTGGCGATGCGGCGGGATCTCTGCGAGGTCCACTTCCGGACAAACCAGACGGAGGTTACTGTTTCTACAGCGTGTGAACCTAAACAGTAA
- a CDS encoding Hok/Gef family protein: MKWQRSGLIALVIICITVILAVLAMRRDLCEVHFRTNQTEVTVSTACESKQ, translated from the coding sequence ATGAAATGGCAACGTTCAGGCTTAATTGCCCTGGTTATCATCTGTATCACCGTGATTTTAGCGGTGTTGGCGATGCGGCGGGATCTCTGCGAGGTCCACTTCCGGACGAACCAGACGGAGGTTACTGTTTCTACAGCATGCGAATCTAAACAGTAA
- the leuE gene encoding leucine efflux protein LeuE yields the protein MFADFGVLNYWTYVVGAIFIILVPGPNTFFVLKTGVAHGIRGGYMAALAVFIGDAVLMFLSYAGVATLIKTTPVLFNLVRYLGAIYLLYLGGKMLYSTLKRKAGEPEAHAEPGHAIFKRALTLSLTNPKAILFYVSFFVQFIDVKSATPGLAFFILALTLELVSFTYLSFLIVSGSLVTRYVKTRKKLAKIGNSLIGLVFVGFAARLATLQS from the coding sequence GTGTTCGCAGATTTTGGCGTACTAAATTACTGGACGTATGTGGTCGGGGCGATTTTTATCATTCTGGTGCCGGGGCCAAATACCTTCTTTGTCCTGAAAACAGGTGTGGCACACGGTATTCGTGGAGGCTACATGGCAGCGCTGGCGGTCTTTATCGGCGATGCGGTGCTGATGTTCCTCTCTTATGCGGGCGTAGCGACGCTCATTAAAACCACGCCGGTGCTGTTTAATCTGGTGCGCTATCTGGGGGCCATTTATCTGCTCTATCTGGGCGGGAAGATGCTCTACAGCACGCTTAAGCGTAAAGCCGGAGAGCCTGAAGCGCACGCCGAGCCGGGGCATGCTATTTTCAAACGCGCCCTGACGCTGAGCTTAACCAATCCCAAAGCGATTTTGTTTTATGTCTCGTTCTTCGTGCAGTTTATTGACGTGAAATCGGCTACGCCGGGGCTGGCATTCTTTATCCTGGCGCTGACGCTTGAACTGGTGAGCTTTACCTATTTGAGCTTCCTGATTGTGTCAGGCTCGCTGGTGACGCGGTATGTGAAAACCCGTAAGAAGCTGGCGAAAATTGGCAATAGCCTGATTGGGCTGGTGTTTGTGGGCTTCGCGGCGCGACTGGCGACGCTGCAGTCCTGA
- the cybB gene encoding cytochrome b561, with product MRDKYSGLQIGIHWLVFLLVIIAYCAMEFRGFFPRSARPVINMVHVSCGISILVLMVARLLIRLKRPAPPIVPKPKPMMTGMAHLGHLAIYLLFIALPIIGLVMMYNRGNPWFAFGITMPHAAESNFDIVDTMKEYHILLANIGYWLIGLHALAALAHHYVWKDNTLLRMMPRKRG from the coding sequence ATGCGCGATAAATACTCAGGCCTGCAAATAGGCATTCACTGGCTGGTCTTCTTACTGGTTATTATCGCCTACTGCGCGATGGAATTCCGTGGCTTCTTTCCGCGTAGCGCGCGTCCGGTTATCAATATGGTGCACGTCTCCTGTGGCATCTCCATTCTGGTGCTGATGGTGGCGCGTTTGCTGATTCGCCTGAAACGCCCGGCGCCGCCGATTGTGCCGAAACCTAAGCCAATGATGACGGGCATGGCGCATCTGGGGCATCTGGCGATTTACCTGCTGTTTATTGCATTGCCGATTATTGGCCTGGTGATGATGTATAACCGGGGGAATCCATGGTTTGCGTTTGGGATAACCATGCCGCATGCGGCGGAATCGAATTTCGATATTGTCGATACGATGAAGGAATATCACATTCTGCTGGCGAATATCGGCTACTGGCTGATCGGCCTGCACGCACTGGCGGCGCTGGCGCATCATTATGTCTGGAAAGACAATACGCTGCTGCGCATGATGCCGCGTAAACGGGGTTAA